One window of the Diospyros lotus cultivar Yz01 chromosome 12, ASM1463336v1, whole genome shotgun sequence genome contains the following:
- the LOC127814285 gene encoding uncharacterized protein LOC127814285 gives MDPQAFIRLSIGSLGLRVTGTPLSAAKYGIHTLSSSCSCEIRLRGFPVQTTSVPLISSPDAVPDAQSISSSFYLEESDLKALLTPGCFYASHACLEIVVFAGRKGSHCGVGIKRQQIGTFKLEVGPEWGQGRPLILFSGWIGIGKSKQENGKPGAELHLRVKLDPDPRYVFQFEDETKLSPQIVQLQGTTKQPIFSCKFSRDRVSPVDPMSAYWSFSAEGSVQETERRERKGWKVKIHDLSGSAVAAAFITTPFVPSTGCDWVARSNPGAWLIVRPDSCRPNSWQPWGKLEVWRERGIRDLICCRFRLISEVQEGGELLMSEVFLNAEKGGEFFIDTDRQVRAPATPVPSPQSSGDFAALSPVVGGFVMSCRVQGEGKSSKPLVQLAMRHVTCVEDAAIFMALAAAVDLSIEACRPFRRKVRRETNNSW, from the exons ATGGACCCTCAGGCTTTTATCAGATTGTCAATTGGTTCACTGGGATTGAGAGTTACTGGGACACCATTGAGTGCTGCGAAATATGGAATCCACACATTGTCTTCTTCGTGTTCATGTGAGATCCGACTTCGAGGTTTTCCTGTTCAAACAACATCGGTTCCCCTAATATCCTCTCCTGACGCCGTACCTGATGCTCAGAGCATTTCCTCGAGCTTTTATCTTGAGGAATCTGATTTAAAAGCATTGTTGACACCCGGATGTTTCTATGCTTCTCATGCTTGCCTGGAGATCGTTGTTTTTGCTGGGCGGAAGGGGTCCCACTGTGGAGTTGGCATCAAAAGGCAGCAGATTGGAACATTTAAGTTAGAAGTGGGTCCGGAATGGGGACAAGGGAGGCCGCTAATTCTTTTCAGTGGGTGGATAGGCATTGGGAAGAGCAAGCAGGAGAATGGAAAGCCTGGAGCAGAGCTTCATTTGCGGGTTAAACTGGACCCAGATCCAAGATATGTTTTCCAATTTGAAGATGAGACTAAATTGAGTCCTCAGATAGTGCAGCTCCAAGGCACCACCAAGCAGCCTATTTTCAGTTGCAAGTTTAGTCGAGACAG GGTGTCCCCAGTAGACCCAATGAGCGCTTACTGGTCATTTTCTGCCGAAGGTTCTGTCCaagagacagagagaagggaaaggaaaggaTGGAAGGTGAAAATACATGACCTCTCTGGCTCAGCTGTTGCTGCAGCCTTCATAACAACTCCCTTTGTGCCATCGACAGGCTGTGATTGGGTTGCCAGGTCCAACCCAGGAGCGTGGTTAATTGTTCGCCCCGATTCTTGCAGGCCCAATAGCTGGCAGCCATGGGGAAAGCTCGAGGTGTGGCGTGAGCGTGGCATCAGAGACTTGATTTGCTGCCGTTTCCGTCTTATCTCTGAAGTCCAAGAGGGAGGAGAGCTTCTCATGTCTGAGGTTTTCCTCAATGCTGAAAAGGGTGGTGAGTTTTTCATAGACACCGATAGACAGGTTCGAGCACCTGCAACTCCAGTACCAAGCCCTCAAAGCAGCGGAGACTTTGCAGCGCTAAGTCCAGTTGTCGGGGGGTTCGTCATGAGCTGCAGAGTGCAAGGGGAGGGGAAGAGCAGCAAGCCGCTGGTACAACTGGCCATGCGACACGTAACGTGTGTGGAGGATGCCGCCATCTTTATGGCTCTTGCCGCTGCTGTCGATCTCAGCATTGAGGCATGCCGGCCTTTCCGCAGGAAGGTCAGGAGGGAAACCAACAATTCTTGGTAA
- the LOC127787421 gene encoding RNA polymerase sigma factor sigB — protein MSCLVPQFKCLPDTFSFHSKTHLSKNSQSVYFRTQCILSTTSAPTSTATTTVLDMEKLRIMSMEAHSNQATADRPWTYIGAFGPPTEANFGSSLAKETLLTSEEAIIAAASAEAVTLAKAAVKVAKAAAAMMTGHNSCMELDDKPEPILSESDSVLFDRVELAETGLVSVTVEPTTTANGLGENLSLNYLGEEDDCLEPTNEDLELLRAQIFNRIAVRSRRQTERKARRARAAEKAAMNVVSVKSGSTSRKKRGSIQDIDYSDPLRYLRATTTTSRLLTASEEQELSGGIQDLLKLEKLQEELAERCGAQPSFAQWAAAAGVDQRTLRKRLNYGILCKDKMIKSNIRLVISIAKNYQGAGMNLQDLVQEGCRGLVKGAEKFDASKGFKFSTYAHWWIKQAVRKSLSDQSRTIRLPFHMVDATYKVKEARKQLYSENGRQPNNEEVAEATGLSMKRLHAVLLTPKAPRSLDQKIGINQNLKPSEVIADPEAETGEELLMKQFMKKDLEKVLNSLNLREKQVIRWRFGLEDGRMKTLQEIGELMGVSRERIRQIESCAFRKLKNKRRTKHLQQYAVSL, from the exons ATGTCGTGCTTGGTGCCGCAGTTCAAGTGCCTGCCGGACACTTTCTCCTTCCACTCCAAAACCCATCTCT CAAAAAATAGTCAGTCTGTCTATTTCCGGACACAATGTATTCTATCTACTACTTCAGCCCCAACATCAACTGCAACAACTACAGTGCTTGATATGGAGAAGCTGCGAATAATGTCTATGGAAGCTCATTCAAATCAAGCTACCGCAGACAGACCATGGACTTATATAGGGGCATTTGGTCCACCAACAGAG GCAAATTTTGGATCAAGTTTGGCAAAAGAAACTCTTCTTACAAGTGAAGAGGCTATTATAGCTGCTGCTTCTGCTGAAGCAGTTACTCTAGCAAAAGCAGCTGTGAAGGTTGCAAAGGCTGCAGCTGCTATGATGACAGGCCACAATAGCTGTATGGAATTGGATGACAAACCTGAACCTATTCTATCTGAATCTGACAGTGTCCTGTTTGATAGGGTAGAGCTTGCAGAAACAGGACTAGTGAGTGTAACAGTAGAACCCACGACAACGGCAAATGGATTGGGGGAGAACCTCTCTCTGAATTACCTTGGGGAAGAAGATGACTGTTTGGAGCCAACAAATGAAGATCTCGAACTTCTCCGTGCACAAATCTTCAACAGAATCGCAGTGAGGTCAAGGCGTCAAACAGAACGAAAAGCCAGAAGAGCAAGAGCTGCAGAAAAGGCCGCAATGAATGTTGTATCTGTGAAATCTGGTTCTACAAGCAGGAAGAAACGTGGTTCTATACAAGATATAGACTACTCTGATCCATTGCGTTACTTGAGGGCAACTACTACTACTTCCAGGCTTCTCACAGCTTCCGAAGAACAAGAGTTGTCAGGAGGAATTCAG GACCTGCTGAAATTAGAAAAACTACAAGAGGAACTTGCTGAACGATGTGGTGCTCAGCCCTCCTTTGCACAGTGGGCAGCTGCAGCTGGTGTTGATCAAAGGACATTAAGGAAGCGTTTAAACTATGGCATACTTTGCAaagataaaatgataaaaagcaACATTAGGCTTGTTAtttcaattgcaaaaaattaTCAGGGTGCCGGAATGAATCTACAAGATCTTGTTCAG GAAGGATGCCGAGGTCTTGTAAAAGGTGCAGAAAAATTTGATGCTTCAAAGGGGTTCAAATTCTCGACATATGCCCACTGGTGGATCAAACAGGCTGTTCGGAAGTCTCTTTCTGATCAGTCCCGAACAATTCGCTTACCA tTTCACATGGTTGATGCAACTTATAAAGTGAAGGAGGCCAGAAAGCAATTGTACAGTGAAAATGGAAGACAACCCAATAATGAGGAAGTTGCAGAGGCAACTGGGCTCTCAATGAAGAGGCTCCATGCTGTACTACTAACCCCTAAAGCTCCAAGATCTCTCGACCAGAAGATTGGGATCAACCAGAACCTTAAACCTTCA GAAGTGATTGCAGACCCTGAAGCAGAAACGGGAGAGGAGTTGCTGATGAAGCAATTCATGAAGAAAGACCTGGAGAAGGTCCTGAACTCGCTCAACCTGCGGGAGAAGCAGGTGATAAGATGGAGGTTCGGGCTGGAGGATGGAAGGATGAAGACACTGCAAGAGATTGGGGAGTTGATGGGAGTAAGCCGAGAGAGAATCCGACAAATTGAATCGTGCGCGTTCCGGAAGTTGAAGAACAAGAGGAGAACCAAACATTTGCAGCAGTACGCCGTTTCATTATAA